The endosymbiont of Bathymodiolus septemdierum str. Myojin knoll sequence TGCTGTTAGTCATTTTCAACCGATTAAGAATTTTGAAAACCTTGACGCGTCCTTGGTTGAGGTATTGATTGAAACAGGGCGTATGCATCAAATTCGTGTGCATGCACAATATGCAGGGCATCCGTTAGCAGCTGATGACAAATATGGTGATAGAGAATTTGACCGAAAAGTGCATTCACAAGGGTTAAAGCGCTTATTTTTACATGCCCATCAACTGACTTTTACCAACCCAACAACCGAAGAAATTCAAACTGTTAAAGCCCCACTTTCTAAGGAATTGATTAAATTTTTAGATAAGTTATGAACGCCTACTACCGTCTAATGCGTCTTGATAAGCCAATTGGCATTTATTTATTGCTGTGGCCAACGCTGTGGGCATTATTTTTGGCAGCTGATGGTTTTCCAGATGTAAAAAATTTACTCATCTTTATTGTCGGTACGATTTTAATGCGTAGTGCGGGTTGTGTGATTAACGATTATGCCGATAGAAAAATCGATAAATTGGTTGAGCGCACGCAACAGCGCCCAATTACTTCGGGGGAGGTTTTGCCAAAGTCGGCATTGGTTTTGTTTTTTGTGATGATGTTGCTTGCTTTTGTATTGGTATTGCTTACAAACATATTGACCATTCAATTGGCTATTATTGCAGGTGCATTGGCAACACTTTACCCTTTTACAAAACGCTGGACGCATTTGCCACAGTTTGTTTTGGGCGTCGCATTTGCAATGAGCGTGCCGATGGTATTTGCTGCAACGAATGGCTTTGTGCCGATGTCTGCATGGTGGTTATTTTTAGCGACCATTATTTGGACGGTTATTTATGACACGATGTATGCAATGGCAGATAGAGAGGAGGATTTGAAAATCGGGGTCAAATCCACGGCGATTTTGTTTGCAAAATACGATAGATTTATTATTGCTATTCTGCAAATTCTCCTACTTTTGACATTAATTCAGGTGTCGAAAGCCTTTAATCTAGATATTTTTTACGATATTTCTTTAGCAATAGTTGCCGTTTTAATGATTTTTCATCAAAAATTGATAAAAAACAGAGAAAAAAATGCCTGCTTTCAGGCTTTTTTGCATAATAATTTCATCGGCATGGCAATTTTCATCGGCATTGCATCTTCTGTTACATTGTAAAAAACTAAATGCCCCTTAATAATTCGTTAATACCAACTTTTGAGCGTGTTTTCGCATCCACCTGCTTAACAATCACTGCGCAATAAAGTGAATAACTGCCATCTTTAGAAGGTAAGTTACCAGAAACAACCACCGAACCTGCTGGTATGCGACCATAAGTTACTTCGCCAGTTTCACGATTGAAAATCTTAGTCGATTGACCGATATAAACACCCATTGAAATCACCGCACCTTCTTCAACAATCACACCTTCAACCACTTCCGACCTTGCGCCAATAAAACAATTGTCTTCAATAATCGTTGGACTGGCTTGCAATGGCTCTAATACGCCACCGATACCCACGCCACCTGATAGATGCACATTTTTACCAATTTGTGCGCAAGAACCGACCGTTGCCCAAGTATCAACCATTGTGCCTGAATCGACATACGCACCGATATTCACATACGACGGCATTAGCACCGTATCTTTACCAATGAACGAACCTCGACGCGCCATCGCAGGTGGCACGACACGAACCCCCATTGCATCAAAATCAGCTGGCGACATATCTGCAAATTTTGAAGGCACTTTGTCATAATATTGTGTAAAACCACCTGACATCGGAACATTGTCTTCTAATCTGAATGAAAGCAAAACTGCCTTTTTTAACCATTCATTCACCACCCAGTCGCCAACACCTCGTTGCTCGGCAACACGCGCTTGACCTGAGTCAAGCATTTGGATGGCTTGTGCAACAGCTTCTTTGATTTGCGCGCTGGCAGTTTGCGGAGTAAGGTTTGCCCTGTCTTCAAAGGCAGCTTCAATGATATCTTTCATAATATGTCCGTAAGTTCTAAAAAGTAGATATTATATCAGAGGAGCTAACTGCATTAACCCATCACAACTTAATCTTCGTGGCAATGGTTGTGATGATGCTCATAAGTTGCCATCAATTCATCCATTTGGTCGGCAAACAAATCGTTAAATTGACTGTCTTTAATAATGGTCTCTGGTTTTCCCATGCAACAAATATGGTGATATAGGCATAAAACCTGTGTTGATTCCTTCATCACCCGATGCAAATCGTGAGAAATCATCAATACCGCACAGCCCTTTTGCTGGTGGATGTCTTGAATGAGTTTGTAGAGTTGCATCTGCCCACTGACATCCAAATTTTGTGCGGGTTCATCGAGAATTAACACATTTGGTTTATTTAATAAAGCACGAGCAAGCAAAACGCGTTGCAATTCACCCCCTGATAAATTTTTTAACGGGGCATCTAATAGGTCTTCAATTCCTGTTAATTGTGCTGTTTCATGCAAAAAATATCGCTCAACTTTTAAATTTAAATTAAGAAAATCAATGACAGAAATCGGAATAAACGGATTTGGCGTAAAAGTCTGCGGCGTATAGCCCAATCTAATATTTTTTGAGCGTTTAACGCGACCACTATCCGCCTTAATCAAGCCTAATAAAACTTTAATCAGCGAACTTTTTCCAGCCCCATTTGGACCAATCACCGTGACAAAATCACCTTGCTGTAACTCAAAACTAACTTTGTCCAGCACGCTTTTCCCTTGATGTGTTAGACTGATATCGTGAGCGCTAATCAATGTTTGTGAGTCTTTCATATTGTCATTCAAAATAACACCTATTTTATACTGTTGATGGGTAAAATTTTCCCCTATGCCACATAAACTTATATTACTTGACGGTTCAGCCTTTTTATTTAGGGCTTATTTTTCCACGATTTCACAAAATCTTACCAATGATGCGGGTTTTCCAACGGGTGCAATGTTTGGCGTTATCAACGCTATCAAACAATTGCAACGGAAATACCCAGAGGCAAAAATGATTGCCATTTTTGACGCCAAAGGCAAAAACCATCGCCACGAACTTTATTCAGATTATAAAGCCCATCGCAAGCCTGCTGAAGACGATTTAGTGGTGCAAATCGAGCCTTTATATGAAATCATTCGCGCTATGGGTCTTCATTTTATGTGTGTGCCCAGCGTAGAGGCGGATGATGTGATTGCGACTTTGGCAAAGATTGCTGATAAACGCCAAATCAAAACTATCATTGCCAGTGGCGATAAAGATTTGATGCAGTTGGTCAGTGACAACATTACTCAATTGGATATGAAGGGGCAATTATACGACCGCCAAGCCGTGATTGAAAAAATGGGTGTTGCTCCTGAATGCATTTTAGACCTATTAGCGCTCACGGGTGATAGTGCAGATAACATTCCTGGGGTACCGAGTGTTGGGCCAAAAACAGCAGTCAAATGGTTAGAGAAATTTGAAACTATTGAGGGTGTGAAAGACAATGCCGAACAAATAGGTGGAAAAGTTGGCGAAAAACTGCGTGACAGTTTTGATAAATTAGACCTGTCTTACCAATTGGTTAAGCTCAAGTCTGATGTTGAATTACCATGCAATATCTTAGACGATGAGCCTGGCGTTGACAATGTAAAACTTGCCAATCTATACCAGCAATATGGTTTTGCAATGTGGTTGAAGCAGTTAGATGGCACAACCCCCACACCTGTTCAGACGCCACAACCAACCGAACCTGCTGCCGAAGTAGAACGCCCCTCTACTGAGTGGCTAAACGACTACACTCAAACCACTATATTCGCACAATCCGATTTTGATAATTTGATCAAACGCCTAGAATCGTGCAAGACTTTTGTCTTTGATTTAGAAACCACCTCATTAGATTATATGAACGCCAAAATCGTTGGTTGGGTATTCTTAGTTGATAAAGACAGTTTCTACATCCCTGTTGCCCATGATTATTTGGATGCGCCACAACAATTGAATTTTAACGCTGTATTAAATATTTTAAAGCCGATTTTAGAAAGCAATACCATCGGCAAAATTGGACAAAATCTTAAATACGACAGTCACATTTTGGCCAATTATCAAGTAACTTTGCAACATATTGCCGACGACACTATGATAAAGTCTTACTGTCTAAATTCAGTTGCCACTCGTCATAATATGGACGATTTATCTGAGCATTATTTGGGGCATAAAACCATTCATTTTGCCGATGTTGCTGGCAAAGGTAAAAAGCAACTGTCGTTTAATCAAGTTAATTTGGAAGTCGCCGCCCCATACGCCTGTGAAGATGTCATTGTCACCCACAGACTTAATGAAGTGTTGGCTAATGCGTTGGTTAAATTCCCTGATTTATACAAACTTTATCTAAAAATAGAACTGCCTCTCATTCCCATCTTGGTGCGAATGGAGCGCAACGGCGTGGCATTAGATGTACAAGCCCTTGCCACCCAACAAGTGGATATCGTCAAACAAATGGCAGATATTACCACGCAAGTGTTTGCATTAGCGGATAAAGAATTCAACTTAGAGTCGCCAAAACAAGTCGGTGAGGTGTTATTCTCAGAAGAGGGCTTGGGTTTAGAAGCCAAAAAGAAAACCCCAAAAGGTGTGCCTTCCACTAACGAAGAGGCATTGAGGTTATTAGACCATCCTGTTGTTGATTTAATCCTCAGTTACCGCGCCCTGACCAAACTCAATTCTACCTATCTTGAGGCCTTACCAAAACAAGTTGATTTGCACACCAAACGCCTACATACTTCTTATCATCAGGCTTTAACTGCCACAGGTCGCTTATCTTCCTCTAATCCAAACTTGCAAAATATTCCGATTCGCTCTGAGCAAGGTGCTCGTATCCGTGGTGCTTTTATCGCCCGCGAGGGCTGTAAAATCCTCGCTGCCGATTACTCACAAATCGAACTACGAATTATGGCACATATCTCTCAAGACACCCATTTATTAGATGCTTTCAACAACGATATGGATGTCCATAGTGCCACTGCATCAATGATGTTCGGCATCCCCATTGACGAAGTTACCAAGGACCACCGTCGCAAAGCCAAAGCCATTAATTTCGGACTCATCTATGGCATGAGTGCGTTTGGTCTTGCCAAACAAATTGACATTTCTCGCACAGAGGCTAAGCAATACATTGACGCTTATTTTGCTAATTATCCTGGCGTCGCCCAATATATGGAAAACATAAAAGAAACCGCCAAATCCCAAGGCTTCGTAGAAACCGTCCTAGGTCGTCGCCTCTATCTCCCCCAAATTAATCACAAAAACAAAATGCTGCAACAGCACGCCTTACGCACCGCCATTAATGCCCCGATGCAAGGCTCTTCTGCCGACATCATTAAAAAAGCCATGATTGATGTCAACAACTGGATTGGCAAAGATAATCCTGATATTAAAATGATTATGCAGGTGCATGATGAATTGGTGTTTGAAGTTAAAGATTCAAGGATAGATGAGTTTGCTCAGAAAATACAAAGTCTGATGGAAAATGCACACGGACTAGATATTCCGCTAAAAGTGGACGCGGGTATTGGTGATTCTTGGCAGCAGGCACACTAAAAATGAAAAAATTTAATCAAAACAATTTTATTAAAAGGCTATCTGAAAATATAATGTCTGAAGCTGAATTTGATCAGTGGATGGATAATGAAAAAAATTGGAATGATAATAGGACTAGAAATAATACTAGAAAACATGCTGACACTCATTGGAATAAAATAAGAAGGGTATTTAATGAGGCACATAAAAACCACAATACAGCTAACCCAGATGAAGAAAATCAATTAAATAAAAACTTTTTAAATAAGCGTATTGGATTGGAAGAGTATTTTAATAGGCTAAAAAACGGTCCTATGTCTGATGAGACATTTAAAAAGATATGTTCCTCTGATAACACCTCATCTGAGTTTAATGAATACAAAAAGAATGGAGAGAAAAACAAGAATAAAAAAGTTGTTTTTTATAATTTAATAAGAAAATATATTAACCACATTTACAAAAAACAGATATGAATACAAAAGAAATACACGAAAAAGCATTTGGCGTTTACTTAAGATATTACGAGTCCACAAAACAAACTTTTTATTTACGCAAGAATAAAACAAAAGAGTTGATTAATGGCTATTGGTTCCAAGGAAAGAAGGAAAATAATTATGTTGCTACTTCACCATTTAAACCAGCTGATAACGATAATAAAACTCAAAGAATATGTTTTGTAATCAAAAATGATAAAAGCTGTTGTTTAGAATTTTCTTATAGGGCGTTTACTACAGAAGAAGAAAAATATCAAGACTTTTACAAAAGCGTGCTTGAATATTTTGATATTTCTTTTGGTAGCCTTAAAAATAGACATATTAAAAAAATCAATTATTCATCCACTCATCAAAACTGGGAGACAGAATTACAGAAGTTTTTACATACAGATGTAAAAAAAATTATCGAGATTGCAAAAGAGCATAATGTTCCAGATGAATATTTGTTTTTTTCAGATCAAGAGTTTGAAACAAGAAGGTCAGCTATCAATAAGATACAGATAGTGTTAAAACAAATGGATTTGTATGATGCCCGTTCTGGTGGTTTTAAAATTAATGCTAATGTCCATTGGCATTTTAAAATACTAGGCAGGGAGGGTGAAAAATCTTACCCCACTAAGGCAATCACAAAAAATATTGCTAGTGAAATAGACTTAGCTAACGAATACTCTACTCGTCAGGCAGAGTCTAATTTAAAAAGTATTTTTGGCAAATATGTTGGGTTTATTGATATTAATGATAAAGGATACACAATGACGGCATCAAAACAACCACTAAACCAAATTTTGTACGGACCACCAGGCACAGGAAAAACTTATTCTACCGTTGAGAAAGCGTTAAAAATTCTCGCACCTGATGACTATGAGTTACAAAAAGAATCAATCACAAGTATTGGAAAATTAAAAGAAAAATTTACCCACCAGGTGGAATTTGTTACTTTTCATCAAAGTTTTAGTTACGAGGATTTTGTGGAGGGGTTGAAAGCTAAAACTGAGAATGGGAAAATTTCTTATGAAATCGAAAACGGTGTTTTTAAAGAAATTTGTAATAATGCATCATCAAAAGCAGAAATAACAAATGTAGGTATAGATCTTAAGACAGATATAACAATTTGGAAAATGTCTCTTGGTAGCAAAGGGGACACAGCAAAACAATATTTTTCTGAGGCTGAAGAAAGCGATTCTTTAGTGCTTGGCTGGGGTGAATTGGTTGATTTTACTGATTGTAAAAATAGAGAAGAAATTAACGACAAATTAGGCAACAATATCAAAGCCTCCCAAGTTAATTATTTTAAAAATGAGATGAAAATTGGCGATATTGTTATTATTAGCGACGGTAACTATAAATTTAAAGCTATTGCTGAGATTACGGGAGAATATTATTTTGACGAAGCGTCAGAATTGCCACAAAAAAGAAAAATAAAATGGCTACAAAAGTTTTCAAATTCTCGCCCAGTATTGGAAATCAGTAGCAAAAACTTTACGCAAACTACCATTAACAAGCCAAAACATATTGATAGAGGTAAGTTGCAAGCCTATTTAACCGATACGCAAAGTATCGATAACAACAAGCCCTACATCTTAATCATCGATGAAATCAATCGTGGTAATATCTCACGGATTTTTGGCGAGTTGATTACCTTGATTGAGCCGAGTAAACGAACAGAAGAGGAGGAAGAAATATCCGTTAAATTACCTTATTCTAAAGATGATTTTTCAGTGCCAAAGAATCTTTATATTATCGGCACGATGAATACCGCTGATAGAAGTTTGGCGTTGATGGATACGGCACTTCGTAGGCGGTTTGATTTTATTGAAATGATGCCAGATGTCGGTTTAATTACTAATGATTGTGGTGGTGTCAATTTACAAGAAATGCTAGAAACTATCAACCAAAGAATTGAGGTTTTGTACGACAGAGAGCATACGATTGGACATTCTTTTTTAATGGGTATTGATAATTTAGAACAATTACGAAACGCGTTTAAAAATAAAATTTTGCCGTTATTAGAAGAATATTTTTATGATGATTTTGAAAAAATAAATCTTGTTTTAGGTAACGATAGTTTTTATAAAAAAGAAACAAAACAAGTAGGAGAAATTAGTAAGGATATTTATCAAAAACAAGATATTAGCGAATTGAATGCCGAATACTTTATTCAAATTTATTCACAGAAAGCTGATACGGAATAATGCAATTGCTATACATTCGTGAGTTTGGAAAAATTGTCAGGGGTGAAGAAAACGAACAGAAAAGTGTTGATGAGATAACACTCAATCGCAGTGCTTGGGATTTTTTGGCAAAGTATGCTGAGTCTGATAAAGAAGACGATAGATTTATTAGATTTGTTAAGTCTACAACCTTGAAAGTTAAAAATTTTGTCGGCGTAATCACAACACCTGATGGCACGCAGATTGAGATTTTGCCGAAAATTGAAGAAGTGGCAAATGACAAGAGCGTTGAGCAGAGTCGTTCTATTTTAGAAAAAATGCTCAAAGTAGTGAATGATTTGCCGTTTATTCAAACAACTGAAGCGGATTTAAAATTAAAAAACCGACCTTTGCCTGAAGTGTTAATTGGGTGGTTTTTAAAATCGGTTGATAAAATTATCAAGCAAGGTATTCGCAGGGATTATTTAAGAATGCGAGGGCACGAAAAGTTTTTAAAAGGGCAACTGCAAACACATAAACAACTCAACGAACCGCCACACAAGCAGCATTTATTTCATATTGAGTACGATATTTTATCGCCTAATCGATGCGAAAATCGGTTGATCCATTCGGCACTTTTGCAGATATTGAAGTGGAGTAAGGATTTTGATCATCAGAAAACGGCAAAGCATTTTTTGATGCTTTTTGACGAAGTGCCTGCGTCTGAAAATATCAAAAATGATTTTAATCAATGGGCAAGTGGGCGAGATATGAATTATTATCAAAGCGTTTTACCGTGGTTGAAATTGATTTTAAATCAACAAAGCCCTTTTGCTTTGAAAGATAAAAACGCAGGTATTTCGTTTTTGTTACCGATGGAGGTTTTATTTGAAAGGTATGTGGCAAAGAAGTTGGCAGAGCGGTTGCCAAAGGGTTATAAACTGACTGAGCAAAAACCACAAAAACCTTTGGCGTATTTTGAAAATAACGGTGTTTTTATGATGAAACCAGATATTGTCATTTCAAAAATTTCAAATAAAAACCCTGTTTGCATCCTTGATACTAAGTGGAAGTTGATTGATGAAAATCAAACTTATAAAAATGGCAGTGTGGATAATAAGAGGGGTATTAGTCAGAGCGATATGTATCAACTTTTTGCCTATGGTAAGAAATACAAAGTGGCAAAAGTGGTGTTAATTTACCCACAATGGACGCAGTTTGAAAATGAATTTGCATTTCAGATTGACGAGAATTTAGATTTATGTGTCAAGCCTTTTGCACTTGATGACGATAAGATGACAGCCTTTGGTTTAAGCATTGCTGGATAAAATTCTCATCTTAGTGCGAATGGAATGCAACAGCGTGGAATTAGATATACAAATCCTTGCCGCTTAATAATTGAATTGGTTTGTAGATATTGGAAACTCTTGGCAAGAGGTATATTGATGGCAATATTAAATAGTGTATAATAATACTTAACCACTAAAAAAGGGTTATTTTTAAATGAGTAAGCAGCAAAAAATCTTAGATGTGATGAAAAGCAACCCTAAGAATGTTGACTTTAAAATATTAAGAAAGTTATTGGAAAAATCAGGTTACGAGTGTATCAACAGTGGTGGCAGTCATTTTGTTTTTCGTAAACAAGGCTGTTCAAGTGTTACTATCCCGTTCAAACGCCCGATTAAAGTAATTTATGTAAAAAGAGTGTTAGAAATTTTGGAGAGAAACAATGATTAAAAATAAAGAATATTACCAAGCAATTGATTACGACATTATCGTTTCAACAGTGAGCGAGGATGATGGCGGTGGCTATATGGCATACTACAAAAATATCGATGGCGTGATGGGTGATGGAAAAACAGAATCCGAAGCCGTTGCAGATGTCAAAAATGCGTTTGATTGTTATTTGGATGTTGCATTAAAAAACAAAGATGCCATTCCAGAGCCAGAAAATCTAAACAAAGCCAAGAAAATTAACATTTCAATGGCTGCCAGCAAAATCAAGAGCTTAGACATTTATGCCAAACGGCTCAACACAACAAGAAGTGGACTGCTGACTATGTTGAGCGACAAGTTATTGAATGGCGATATTGAATTACATCCAAAACCTTAATAGAGTGGCAACATATTTAAAGGCAGCTGGCTTGATAATGATAAAATGACGAGCATATCTTATTTACCAATCAAACGATGAAAGAAAAATTACAAGAATTATTGAAGCAGGCGTTAGCGATACTGGTGCAGGACGGGGGGTTGGCGTATGTGCCAGAAGATATTCGCATTGACCATTCTAAGGATAAGACACAGGGAGATTTTGCGACCAATATTGCGATGGTGCTGTCAAAGCAGGCGAAGTGTGCGCCGAAGGTTTTGGCAGAGCGGATTGTGGCGAGTTTTCCTGAATCAGATGTGGTGGAAAAAGTTGAAATTGCGGGACCAGGATTTATTAATTTCTTTATGTCACAGGGGGCAAACGCCTCTGTGGTGGGGCAGATTATTGAACAAGGTGAGGCGTATGGGTTGTCAGATTTGGGTGCGGGACAGCGGATTTTGTTGGAGTTTGTTTCGGCAAATCCGACCGGGCCTTTGCATGTGGGACATGGACGAGGGGCAGCGTACGGAGCGACGGTTTCCAATCTTTTAAAGGCGGTCGGGTTTGAAGTCGATAATGAATATTATGTGAATGATGCAGGTCGGCAGATGGATATTTTGGCGACTTCGGTGTATTTACGCTATATAAAAACTAATAAATTTCCTGATAACGGTTATAAAGGCGATTATATTTTTGATATTGCCAAACAAATTAGCGCTGTGGAAAAATATGATATTTTTACCGATGTGTGTAAAGACGAACGAGACGGTGGCGATAAAGAAAAGCATATTGATGGGCTGATTGCAAATTGTAAGAAGGCACTAGGGAGTGATTATAAAAAGATATTTGATTTGTCCATTACTGAGATTTTGGGTGATATTAAAGTTGATTTGGGCGAGTTTGGGGTTGCATATCAGCAGTGGTTTAGTGAACAATCCTTAGTGGATAGCGGGCTATCAAAGACAACGGTGGAGACTCTGCAGGCATCAGGACATATATACGAAAAGGATGGGGCACTTTGGTTTAAAACCACCGATTTTGGCGATGATTTAGACCGTGTGGTGGTGCGTGATAATGGGTTGCATACTTATTTTGCCTCAGATATTGCCTATCATCGGGAGAAGTTTGAACGAGGCTATGACAAGGTAATCAATATTTGGGGAGCAGACCATCATGGCTATATTGCCCGTGTAAAGGCAGCGATTAAGGCGCTAGGATTTGATGAGGGTAAATTAGAAATTTTGTTGGTGCAATTTGCAAATTTGTATCGCCATGGCGAGAAAGTGGCAATGTCCACGCGCTCGGGCTCGTTTGTGACTTTAAAAGAATTGCGTGAAGAAGTGGGGAATGATGCGGCGCGCTTTTTCTATATCTTGCGTAAGTCAGAACAGCATATGGATTTTGATTTGGATTTGGCAAAGTCAAAAACCAATGAAAATCCGGTGTTTTATATTCAATATGCCCACGCGAGGATTTGCTCAGTATTAGCCAAGGCACAGGGCAATGGGACGGCAGATTTATCGTTGTTAAATGATGAATATGAGCAGGCATTGATTAAGCAATTAGGGCGTTATGCAGAGATTGTAAAAAATGCTGCCATCAATTATGAGCCGCATATCTTGGCGTATTATTTGCGTGATTTGGCGAGTGATTTTCACAGTTATTACAATAATTGTGAGTTCTTGATTGAAGATAAAACATTGCAAGCCAGTCGTTTAGAATTGGCGAAAGCAACTAAGCAAGTGATTCAAAATGGTTTGCAATTATTAGGCGTATCTGCCCCTGAAAAAATGTAAAATTAGTTTATGGATAATTTATCTCACATTAAAATCAAAGGCTTTAAATCTATTAAAGAGTTAGATTTAGAAATGAAGCCGATTAATGTATTGATCGGGGCGAATGGATCAGGCAAGAGTAATTTTATTTCGGTTTTTGAATTTCTTAAATATGCTGTTGATGATAACATAGAAAAAACCGAGTTATATGTAAAACAACACGGCGGTAGTGATGCTTTTTTACTTTTTGGTAGCAATATAACCAAGAAAATAAATATTGATATTAACATACAAAAGCATAAATATAGTTTGGGATTTGAAGTAGATTACAACAAAGATGTATTAACAAGCACAAGTATTGCCTCAAATTTAGAAAATTCTTATGATAATTTTATTTATTTTGAAAAAGACATAAAAAGCATAAATACTTACCATTTTCACAATACTGGTAAAGCCGTTAGCTTTAAAAAGTATCAGGAAAAAAATGACTACGCTTTTTTGCGTTCAGATGCTAAAAATATAGCACCATTTTTATACCACATAAGAGAGAAATTTAATCAAGAGTATAGACAAATAGTTCAATCTATTCAAACAGTTGCCCCTTATTTTCATGATTTTGTGCTAAATTTAGTGGGTGAAAAAAATGACGAAAGGATTTTGTTAAGATGGCAGCATAAGAATGATCTGGACAATGATTTTTCAGCCAATCAATTGTCAGATGGCACAGCCCGTTTTATCTGTATGGCAACACTATTTTTGCAGCCTAAGGAGTTGCGACCTAAAACCATTATTTTAGATGAGCCAGAAATTGGGCTGCATCCAACTGCA is a genomic window containing:
- the ubiA gene encoding 4-hydroxybenzoate octaprenyltransferase — protein: MNAYYRLMRLDKPIGIYLLLWPTLWALFLAADGFPDVKNLLIFIVGTILMRSAGCVINDYADRKIDKLVERTQQRPITSGEVLPKSALVLFFVMMLLAFVLVLLTNILTIQLAIIAGALATLYPFTKRWTHLPQFVLGVAFAMSVPMVFAATNGFVPMSAWWLFLATIIWTVIYDTMYAMADREEDLKIGVKSTAILFAKYDRFIIAILQILLLLTLIQVSKAFNLDIFYDISLAIVAVLMIFHQKLIKNREKNACFQAFLHNNFIGMAIFIGIASSVTL
- the dapD gene encoding 2,3,4,5-tetrahydropyridine-2,6-dicarboxylate N-succinyltransferase, yielding MKDIIEAAFEDRANLTPQTASAQIKEAVAQAIQMLDSGQARVAEQRGVGDWVVNEWLKKAVLLSFRLEDNVPMSGGFTQYYDKVPSKFADMSPADFDAMGVRVVPPAMARRGSFIGKDTVLMPSYVNIGAYVDSGTMVDTWATVGSCAQIGKNVHLSGGVGIGGVLEPLQASPTIIEDNCFIGARSEVVEGVIVEEGAVISMGVYIGQSTKIFNRETGEVTYGRIPAGSVVVSGNLPSKDGSYSLYCAVIVKQVDAKTRSKVGINELLRGI
- a CDS encoding ATP-binding cassette domain-containing protein translates to MKDSQTLISAHDISLTHQGKSVLDKVSFELQQGDFVTVIGPNGAGKSSLIKVLLGLIKADSGRVKRSKNIRLGYTPQTFTPNPFIPISVIDFLNLNLKVERYFLHETAQLTGIEDLLDAPLKNLSGGELQRVLLARALLNKPNVLILDEPAQNLDVSGQMQLYKLIQDIHQQKGCAVLMISHDLHRVMKESTQVLCLYHHICCMGKPETIIKDSQFNDLFADQMDELMATYEHHHNHCHED
- the polA gene encoding DNA polymerase I — its product is MPHKLILLDGSAFLFRAYFSTISQNLTNDAGFPTGAMFGVINAIKQLQRKYPEAKMIAIFDAKGKNHRHELYSDYKAHRKPAEDDLVVQIEPLYEIIRAMGLHFMCVPSVEADDVIATLAKIADKRQIKTIIASGDKDLMQLVSDNITQLDMKGQLYDRQAVIEKMGVAPECILDLLALTGDSADNIPGVPSVGPKTAVKWLEKFETIEGVKDNAEQIGGKVGEKLRDSFDKLDLSYQLVKLKSDVELPCNILDDEPGVDNVKLANLYQQYGFAMWLKQLDGTTPTPVQTPQPTEPAAEVERPSTEWLNDYTQTTIFAQSDFDNLIKRLESCKTFVFDLETTSLDYMNAKIVGWVFLVDKDSFYIPVAHDYLDAPQQLNFNAVLNILKPILESNTIGKIGQNLKYDSHILANYQVTLQHIADDTMIKSYCLNSVATRHNMDDLSEHYLGHKTIHFADVAGKGKKQLSFNQVNLEVAAPYACEDVIVTHRLNEVLANALVKFPDLYKLYLKIELPLIPILVRMERNGVALDVQALATQQVDIVKQMADITTQVFALADKEFNLESPKQVGEVLFSEEGLGLEAKKKTPKGVPSTNEEALRLLDHPVVDLILSYRALTKLNSTYLEALPKQVDLHTKRLHTSYHQALTATGRLSSSNPNLQNIPIRSEQGARIRGAFIAREGCKILAADYSQIELRIMAHISQDTHLLDAFNNDMDVHSATASMMFGIPIDEVTKDHRRKAKAINFGLIYGMSAFGLAKQIDISRTEAKQYIDAYFANYPGVAQYMENIKETAKSQGFVETVLGRRLYLPQINHKNKMLQQHALRTAINAPMQGSSADIIKKAMIDVNNWIGKDNPDIKMIMQVHDELVFEVKDSRIDEFAQKIQSLMENAHGLDIPLKVDAGIGDSWQQAH
- a CDS encoding AAA family ATPase — protein: MNTKEIHEKAFGVYLRYYESTKQTFYLRKNKTKELINGYWFQGKKENNYVATSPFKPADNDNKTQRICFVIKNDKSCCLEFSYRAFTTEEEKYQDFYKSVLEYFDISFGSLKNRHIKKINYSSTHQNWETELQKFLHTDVKKIIEIAKEHNVPDEYLFFSDQEFETRRSAINKIQIVLKQMDLYDARSGGFKINANVHWHFKILGREGEKSYPTKAITKNIASEIDLANEYSTRQAESNLKSIFGKYVGFIDINDKGYTMTASKQPLNQILYGPPGTGKTYSTVEKALKILAPDDYELQKESITSIGKLKEKFTHQVEFVTFHQSFSYEDFVEGLKAKTENGKISYEIENGVFKEICNNASSKAEITNVGIDLKTDITIWKMSLGSKGDTAKQYFSEAEESDSLVLGWGELVDFTDCKNREEINDKLGNNIKASQVNYFKNEMKIGDIVIISDGNYKFKAIAEITGEYYFDEASELPQKRKIKWLQKFSNSRPVLEISSKNFTQTTINKPKHIDRGKLQAYLTDTQSIDNNKPYILIIDEINRGNISRIFGELITLIEPSKRTEEEEEISVKLPYSKDDFSVPKNLYIIGTMNTADRSLALMDTALRRRFDFIEMMPDVGLITNDCGGVNLQEMLETINQRIEVLYDREHTIGHSFLMGIDNLEQLRNAFKNKILPLLEEYFYDDFEKINLVLGNDSFYKKETKQVGEISKDIYQKQDISELNAEYFIQIYSQKADTE
- a CDS encoding McrC family protein is translated as MQLLYIREFGKIVRGEENEQKSVDEITLNRSAWDFLAKYAESDKEDDRFIRFVKSTTLKVKNFVGVITTPDGTQIEILPKIEEVANDKSVEQSRSILEKMLKVVNDLPFIQTTEADLKLKNRPLPEVLIGWFLKSVDKIIKQGIRRDYLRMRGHEKFLKGQLQTHKQLNEPPHKQHLFHIEYDILSPNRCENRLIHSALLQILKWSKDFDHQKTAKHFLMLFDEVPASENIKNDFNQWASGRDMNYYQSVLPWLKLILNQQSPFALKDKNAGISFLLPMEVLFERYVAKKLAERLPKGYKLTEQKPQKPLAYFENNGVFMMKPDIVISKISNKNPVCILDTKWKLIDENQTYKNGSVDNKRGISQSDMYQLFAYGKKYKVAKVVLIYPQWTQFENEFAFQIDENLDLCVKPFALDDDKMTAFGLSIAG